Proteins encoded within one genomic window of Dromaius novaehollandiae isolate bDroNov1 chromosome 7, bDroNov1.hap1, whole genome shotgun sequence:
- the PMS1 gene encoding PMS1 protein homolog 1 isoform X1: MYDYTCFHSLICFSDHNSMMKQLSAETIRLLSSSQVITSVVSVVKELIENSLDASATSIDVKLENYGFDKVEVRDNGNGIKVADVPVMAIKHYTSKISSSEDLESLTTYGFRGEALGSICCISEVLITTKTAADDFSTQYVLDSSGHITSQKPSHLGQGTTVTVLKLFKNLPVRKQFYSTTKKCKEELKKIQDLLIAYGIIKPDLRIIFTHNKAVIWQKTRVSDHKMACMSVLGTAIMGSMVPFQHCSEDPEVHLSGFLPKAESDSSLTSLSSSERSFIFINNRPVHQKEILKLIRQYYSLVTPKDCTRLYPVFFLNVTVPASAVDVNLTPDKTQVLLHYKESVLLAVENVLKSLYGPLPATVSSETNKTDVTSEDMFVHKTEQTDVVVNEMEPSGNNDLHAHTSFLSFSSDVQNCQAGKNTEICLNHQTFCGDNMHSRLDKEEVTESDAFRDNSLKSVLCQEKQDGQNMTDTLSSVPMDPQSKNADDHLLRTDDINEIEKDEEVSVPKDLPEISADNWSMGNGFKNCIGDNLEPVKILIPEVGEAINKQNEYTGDQSHNPQGSDQSIKKVSVINDKSGQVMAYDLISSQIIRKPKSAIALFTQEYRSKLLTDNPKASMEDILLKIEEQWKNLNEEEKKNYEMKAAKDLERYNRQTRKALEQSSHRAAKEVARGQKPRLKASLSDQKKLDDMFHSQLEKKQKSDQPVKTVTVPFSLRSCKREFPRHKKNDADGHELCLIRRQSFPDVWIFATEEKIMLLNPYRLEEALLHKRLLMNHKLPVEKLDKPIVLTDSLLGGSHYMATLFKMQKDYQRFNGSSYLSDPRLVANGFQIKVVQGASATENHLEIEGLASCLSYYGISDLKEILNAIVNKNAKEVYECRPLKVINYLEGEAVRLARQLPLHLSKEDVQNTIYRMKQQLGKENKGCVHGRPFFHHLADIPEVNKHKSKEIIQ, from the exons CTTCTCTGATCATAATTCCATGATGAAACAGTTGTCAGCAGAAACTATCCGTCTCCTTTCAAGTTCTCAGGTGATTACATCAGTTGTCAGTGTAGTAAAGGAGCTGATAGAAAATTCCTTGGATGCCAGTGCCACAAGTATTGATGTTAAACTG GAGAACTATGGGTTTGACAAAGTAGAAGTGAGAGACAACGGCAATGGAATCAAGGTTGCTGATGTTCCAGTTATGGCGATTAAACACTACACCTCAAAAATAAGCTCTTCTGAGGACCTTGAAAGCTTGACAACATATGGTTTCCGTGGGGAAGCTTTGGGATCAATTTGCTGTATATCAGAG GTTTTGATCACAACAAAGACAGCTGCTGATGACTTTAGTACTCAGTATGTTTTGGATAGCAGCGGACATATAACTTCGCAAAAGCCTTCCCATCTTGGGCAAG GTACTACAGTAACAGTCCTGAAGTTGTTTAAGAATCTTCCtgtaagaaaacagttttattcaACAACTAAAAAATGTAAGGAGGaactaaaaaaaatccaagatctTCTGATAGCATATGGCATCATAAAACCAGACCTGCGGATAATCTTTACACATAATAAG GCAGTTATTTGGCAGAAGACCAGGGTGTCAGATCACAAAATGGCCTGTATGTCAGTTCTGGGAACAGCCATTATGGGCAGTATGGTACCTTTTCAACACTGCTCTGAAGACCCTGAG GTACATCTTTCTGGATTTCTCCCAAAAGCTGAGTCAGACAGTTCTTTGACAAGTCTTTCAAGTTCAGAAAGgagtttcatttttataaataatcGTCCAGTCCATCAGAAGGAAATACTGAAG TTAATTCGACAGTACTACAGTCTGGTGACGCCTAAGGACTGTACTCGTTtataccctgttttctttttgaatgttACTGTACCTGCCTCTGCTGTGGATGTGAATTTAACACCTGATAAAACCCAAGTTTTACTGCATTATAAG gaatcTGTCTTACTTGCTGTTGAAAATGTGTTGAAATCACTGTATGGGCCACTACCTGCTACAGTCTCTAGTGAAACTAATAAAACAGATGTTACCTCAGAAGACATGTTTGttcataaaacagaacaaacagatGTGGTTGTTAATGAAATGGAGCCATCTGGAAACAATGATCTCCATGCTCATACTTCATTCCTTTCATTCAGCAGTGATGTGCAAAATTGtcaagcaggaaaaaacacagaGATCTGCTTAAATCATCAGACGTTTTGTGGTGATAATATGCACAGTCGCCTTGACAAAGAAGAGGTTACTGAGAGTGATGCCTTTCGAGACAATTCCTTAAAAAGTGTATTGTGTCAGGAGAAACAGGACGGACAGAATATGACCGATACTCTCAGCAGTGTTCCAATGGACCCTCAGTCTAAAAATGCTGATGACCATCTCTTGAGAACTGATGATATTAATGAAatagaaaaagatgaagaagtcTCAGTCCCTAAAGACTTACCTGAAATCTCTGCTGATAATTGGAGTATGGGAAATGGGTTCAAAAACTGCATAGGAGACAACCTGGAACCTGTTAAGATTTTGATTCCTGAAGTTGGAGAAGCAATTAATAAGCAAAATGAATATACTGGTGACCAAAGCCATAACCCCCAAGGCTCAGATCAAAGTATAAAGAAAGTAAGCGTGATAAATGATAAATCAGGACAAGTAATGGCTTATGACTTAATTAGTAGTCAAATAATAAGGAAACCAAAGTCTGCAATAGCACTTTTCACCCAAGAATATCGTTCAAAATTGTTAACTGATAATCCAAAGGCCAGCATGGAGGACATACTGCTGAAAATTGAAGAGCAGTGGAAGAATttgaatgaagaggaaaaaaagaa TTACGAAATGAAAGCTGCTAAAGACCTGGAGCGGTACAACAGGCAGACCAGGAAAGCCCTGGAAcagagcagccacagggcagcAAAGGAGGTGGCGAGGGGACAGAAACCCAGGCTGAAGGCTTCCCTGTCCGACCAGAAAAAGCTTGACGACATGTTTCATTCGCAGcttgaaaagaagcagaaatctgACCAGCCTGTGAAAACTGTGACAGTGCCCTTCTCTCTGAGGTCCTGTAAACGTGAATTCCCGAGGCACAAGAAGAACGACGCAGATGGACACGAGCTTTGCCTCATCCGTCGTCAGAGTTTTCCTGATGTCTGGATATTTGCTACTGAGGAGAAGATAATGTTGCTTAATCCATATAGATTGGAAGAAGCCCTGCTGCATAAAAGGTTACTGATGAATCATAAGCTTCCAGTAGAGAAACTGGACAAGCCAATTGTATTAACAGACAG ccttctTGGTGGATCTCACTATATGGCTACtctatttaaaatgcagaaggaTTACCAGAGATTCAATGGATCAAGTTATTTGTCAGATCCAAGGCTTGTAGCAAATGGATTTCAGATAAAAGTGGTACAAG GTGCTTCAGCTACAGAAAATCATTTGGAAATAGAAGGACTGGCTAGTTGTCTGTCATACTATGGTATTTCTGATTTGAAAGAAATTCTGAATGCAATagttaataaaaatgcaaaggaagTATATGAATGTAGACCTCTCAAAGTGATAAATTACTTGGAG
- the PMS1 gene encoding PMS1 protein homolog 1 isoform X2 yields the protein MAIKHYTSKISSSEDLESLTTYGFRGEALGSICCISEVLITTKTAADDFSTQYVLDSSGHITSQKPSHLGQGTTVTVLKLFKNLPVRKQFYSTTKKCKEELKKIQDLLIAYGIIKPDLRIIFTHNKAVIWQKTRVSDHKMACMSVLGTAIMGSMVPFQHCSEDPEVHLSGFLPKAESDSSLTSLSSSERSFIFINNRPVHQKEILKLIRQYYSLVTPKDCTRLYPVFFLNVTVPASAVDVNLTPDKTQVLLHYKESVLLAVENVLKSLYGPLPATVSSETNKTDVTSEDMFVHKTEQTDVVVNEMEPSGNNDLHAHTSFLSFSSDVQNCQAGKNTEICLNHQTFCGDNMHSRLDKEEVTESDAFRDNSLKSVLCQEKQDGQNMTDTLSSVPMDPQSKNADDHLLRTDDINEIEKDEEVSVPKDLPEISADNWSMGNGFKNCIGDNLEPVKILIPEVGEAINKQNEYTGDQSHNPQGSDQSIKKVSVINDKSGQVMAYDLISSQIIRKPKSAIALFTQEYRSKLLTDNPKASMEDILLKIEEQWKNLNEEEKKNYEMKAAKDLERYNRQTRKALEQSSHRAAKEVARGQKPRLKASLSDQKKLDDMFHSQLEKKQKSDQPVKTVTVPFSLRSCKREFPRHKKNDADGHELCLIRRQSFPDVWIFATEEKIMLLNPYRLEEALLHKRLLMNHKLPVEKLDKPIVLTDSLLGGSHYMATLFKMQKDYQRFNGSSYLSDPRLVANGFQIKVVQGASATENHLEIEGLASCLSYYGISDLKEILNAIVNKNAKEVYECRPLKVINYLEGEAVRLARQLPLHLSKEDVQNTIYRMKQQLGKENKGCVHGRPFFHHLADIPEVNKHKSKEIIQ from the exons ATGGCGATTAAACACTACACCTCAAAAATAAGCTCTTCTGAGGACCTTGAAAGCTTGACAACATATGGTTTCCGTGGGGAAGCTTTGGGATCAATTTGCTGTATATCAGAG GTTTTGATCACAACAAAGACAGCTGCTGATGACTTTAGTACTCAGTATGTTTTGGATAGCAGCGGACATATAACTTCGCAAAAGCCTTCCCATCTTGGGCAAG GTACTACAGTAACAGTCCTGAAGTTGTTTAAGAATCTTCCtgtaagaaaacagttttattcaACAACTAAAAAATGTAAGGAGGaactaaaaaaaatccaagatctTCTGATAGCATATGGCATCATAAAACCAGACCTGCGGATAATCTTTACACATAATAAG GCAGTTATTTGGCAGAAGACCAGGGTGTCAGATCACAAAATGGCCTGTATGTCAGTTCTGGGAACAGCCATTATGGGCAGTATGGTACCTTTTCAACACTGCTCTGAAGACCCTGAG GTACATCTTTCTGGATTTCTCCCAAAAGCTGAGTCAGACAGTTCTTTGACAAGTCTTTCAAGTTCAGAAAGgagtttcatttttataaataatcGTCCAGTCCATCAGAAGGAAATACTGAAG TTAATTCGACAGTACTACAGTCTGGTGACGCCTAAGGACTGTACTCGTTtataccctgttttctttttgaatgttACTGTACCTGCCTCTGCTGTGGATGTGAATTTAACACCTGATAAAACCCAAGTTTTACTGCATTATAAG gaatcTGTCTTACTTGCTGTTGAAAATGTGTTGAAATCACTGTATGGGCCACTACCTGCTACAGTCTCTAGTGAAACTAATAAAACAGATGTTACCTCAGAAGACATGTTTGttcataaaacagaacaaacagatGTGGTTGTTAATGAAATGGAGCCATCTGGAAACAATGATCTCCATGCTCATACTTCATTCCTTTCATTCAGCAGTGATGTGCAAAATTGtcaagcaggaaaaaacacagaGATCTGCTTAAATCATCAGACGTTTTGTGGTGATAATATGCACAGTCGCCTTGACAAAGAAGAGGTTACTGAGAGTGATGCCTTTCGAGACAATTCCTTAAAAAGTGTATTGTGTCAGGAGAAACAGGACGGACAGAATATGACCGATACTCTCAGCAGTGTTCCAATGGACCCTCAGTCTAAAAATGCTGATGACCATCTCTTGAGAACTGATGATATTAATGAAatagaaaaagatgaagaagtcTCAGTCCCTAAAGACTTACCTGAAATCTCTGCTGATAATTGGAGTATGGGAAATGGGTTCAAAAACTGCATAGGAGACAACCTGGAACCTGTTAAGATTTTGATTCCTGAAGTTGGAGAAGCAATTAATAAGCAAAATGAATATACTGGTGACCAAAGCCATAACCCCCAAGGCTCAGATCAAAGTATAAAGAAAGTAAGCGTGATAAATGATAAATCAGGACAAGTAATGGCTTATGACTTAATTAGTAGTCAAATAATAAGGAAACCAAAGTCTGCAATAGCACTTTTCACCCAAGAATATCGTTCAAAATTGTTAACTGATAATCCAAAGGCCAGCATGGAGGACATACTGCTGAAAATTGAAGAGCAGTGGAAGAATttgaatgaagaggaaaaaaagaa TTACGAAATGAAAGCTGCTAAAGACCTGGAGCGGTACAACAGGCAGACCAGGAAAGCCCTGGAAcagagcagccacagggcagcAAAGGAGGTGGCGAGGGGACAGAAACCCAGGCTGAAGGCTTCCCTGTCCGACCAGAAAAAGCTTGACGACATGTTTCATTCGCAGcttgaaaagaagcagaaatctgACCAGCCTGTGAAAACTGTGACAGTGCCCTTCTCTCTGAGGTCCTGTAAACGTGAATTCCCGAGGCACAAGAAGAACGACGCAGATGGACACGAGCTTTGCCTCATCCGTCGTCAGAGTTTTCCTGATGTCTGGATATTTGCTACTGAGGAGAAGATAATGTTGCTTAATCCATATAGATTGGAAGAAGCCCTGCTGCATAAAAGGTTACTGATGAATCATAAGCTTCCAGTAGAGAAACTGGACAAGCCAATTGTATTAACAGACAG ccttctTGGTGGATCTCACTATATGGCTACtctatttaaaatgcagaaggaTTACCAGAGATTCAATGGATCAAGTTATTTGTCAGATCCAAGGCTTGTAGCAAATGGATTTCAGATAAAAGTGGTACAAG GTGCTTCAGCTACAGAAAATCATTTGGAAATAGAAGGACTGGCTAGTTGTCTGTCATACTATGGTATTTCTGATTTGAAAGAAATTCTGAATGCAATagttaataaaaatgcaaaggaagTATATGAATGTAGACCTCTCAAAGTGATAAATTACTTGGAG